From the genome of Candidatus Goldiibacteriota bacterium HGW-Goldbacteria-1, one region includes:
- the lptC gene encoding LPS export ABC transporter periplasmic protein LptC, whose translation MLVLIATLFPGCGREKKIKPSLPVGDKADSVPNFVMENFTLKSAQKGEVKWEVNAKGAQIFELKKKAYAQGFVMNYLDEANSKTVLYGDRAIINTDTNFMEITGNVKAISGDGAVIETQKLFWDDRLKKMYTEEAVKVTRDGTVLRGIGLESDAGFKNLEIKKQVRLKAVDVGEQ comes from the coding sequence ATGTTGGTTTTAATAGCAACGCTGTTTCCCGGCTGCGGCAGGGAAAAAAAGATAAAACCCAGCCTGCCTGTGGGTGATAAAGCAGATTCTGTTCCGAATTTTGTCATGGAAAACTTTACTTTAAAGTCGGCACAGAAGGGCGAAGTGAAATGGGAAGTAAACGCCAAAGGCGCCCAAATATTTGAACTTAAAAAGAAGGCGTACGCCCAGGGTTTTGTGATGAACTACCTTGACGAAGCAAACAGTAAAACGGTATTATACGGCGACCGCGCAATTATTAATACCGACACCAATTTTATGGAAATAACAGGCAATGTTAAAGCTATATCCGGCGACGGGGCGGTTATAGAAACGCAGAAACTATTCTGGGATGACAGGCTTAAAAAAATGTATACGGAAGAAGCAGTAAAGGTTACAAGGGACGGTACGGTATTAAGGGGCATAGGGCTTGAAAGCGACGCCGGTTTTAAGAATCTGGAGATAAAGAAACAGGTCAGGTTAAAAGCGGTGGATGTGGGAGAGCAATGA
- the lptB gene encoding LPS export ABC transporter ATP-binding protein translates to MKHLKTEHLVKTYNKKRVVNDVCVDVKQGEIVGLLGPNGAGKTTTFYMVLGVIQPDAGGIFLDDKDGGRMNLTGMPMYKRALNGISYLSQEPSIFRRLTVEENIMSVLEFMDMPQADKKHRLEQLLEEFKISHLAKQKAYTLSGGERRRTEIARSLVLSPSFILLDEPFVGIDPIAVFDIQNIIRELKKKNIGILITDHNVRETLSITDRAYILYEGKILLHGPADQLAHDKKAREIYLGEKFTL, encoded by the coding sequence ATGAAACACCTTAAAACTGAACACCTTGTAAAAACGTATAATAAAAAACGCGTGGTAAATGACGTATGTGTTGATGTAAAGCAGGGCGAAATAGTGGGGCTTTTAGGGCCTAACGGCGCCGGCAAGACCACCACTTTTTATATGGTCCTTGGCGTAATTCAGCCCGATGCGGGCGGTATTTTTCTGGATGATAAAGACGGCGGCCGCATGAATTTAACCGGAATGCCGATGTATAAAAGGGCGTTAAACGGCATAAGCTATCTTTCGCAGGAACCGTCAATTTTCAGGCGTTTAACGGTTGAAGAAAATATTATGTCTGTGCTTGAATTTATGGATATGCCGCAGGCGGATAAAAAACACAGGCTGGAACAGCTGCTTGAAGAGTTTAAAATCTCGCACCTTGCAAAGCAGAAAGCGTACACACTGTCGGGAGGGGAAAGAAGAAGGACGGAAATAGCCAGGTCGCTTGTCCTGTCGCCAAGTTTTATTCTTCTGGATGAACCCTTTGTGGGAATTGACCCCATAGCCGTATTTGATATACAGAACATAATAAGGGAATTAAAAAAGAAAAATATAGGTATTTTAATTACCGACCACAACGTAAGAGAGACTTTGTCAATCACCGACCGCGCTTACATACTTTATGAAGGTAAAATACTTCTTCACGGTCCTGCAGACCAGCTTGCCCACGATAAGAAAGCCCGCGAGATTTATCTGGGTGAAAAGTTTACTCTATGA